A single genomic interval of Dromiciops gliroides isolate mDroGli1 chromosome 1, mDroGli1.pri, whole genome shotgun sequence harbors:
- the LOC122735522 gene encoding HAUS augmin-like complex subunit 1 translates to MDGQEEEQKEEEEKAEKIASWLKKIFGDRPIPKYEVNPRTTDILYHLSECNTARDRDVSLVVEDWKQKAREYESEAKYLQDLLMESVNLSFTSLSSIGSSYLNALVDSALVLETKDTSLASFIPAVNSLAADLFRTKARNEEMEVELSKLGKNLNATLILEKCLREDLKKAELHLSMEKAKVDSKISNIDFLKAKSDDLRLRIKAAEEQLSARGMDASLSHQSLMALSERCKTMETLYLLSDSMEMLKLAELKQQTAPLKKKLESYLDLMPNPSLAQVKIEEAKRELNSVDAELTKKVDMMELLPDQSKRRFT, encoded by the coding sequence ATGGACGGACAAGAGGAGGagcagaaagaagaggaggaaaaggctgAGAAGATTGCCTCATGGTTGAAAAAGATTTTTGGTGATCGGCCCATTCCCAAATATGAGGTGAATCCACGGACCACAGATATCTTGTATCACCTTTCAGAATGCAACACAGCACGAGACAGGGATGTCTCCTTGGTAGTAGAAGACTGGAAACAGAAGGCAAGAGAATATGAATCAGAAGCCAAGTATCTCCAAGATCTTCTCATGGAAAGTGTCAATCTGTCTTTCACCAGTCTCTCTAGTATTGGAAGCAGCTATCTTAATGCTTTAGTTGACAGTGCACTGGTGCTTGAAACAAAGGATACCTCCCTAGCTAGTTTTATCCCTGCAGTGAATAGTTTGGCTGCTGATCTTTTTCGCACCAAAgccagaaatgaagaaatggaggttgaATTGAGCAAACTGGGAAAAAATCTAAATGCAACTCTAATACTAGAAAAATGTCTACGAGAGGACCTCAAGAAAGCAGAGCTGCATCTTTCCATGGAAAAAGCCAAAGTTGACAGTAAAATTTCGAATATAGATTTCCTAAAAGCCAAATCTGatgacctcaggttaagaatcaaAGCTGCAGAGGAGCAGCTTTCAGCTCGAGGAATGGATGCTTCTCTGTCACATCAGTCATTAATGGCACTTTCAGAGAGGTGCAAGACTATGGAAACATTGTATTTACTGTCAGACTCCATGGAAATGTTGAAACTGGCTGAACTTAAACAACAGACTGCACCTTTGAAGAAGAAATTGGAATCCTATTTAGACTTAATGCCGAATCCGTCTCTTGCTCAAGTGAAAATCGAAGAAGCAAAGCGAGAACTGAATTCTGTGGATGCTGAGCTCACAAAGAAAGTGGACATGATGGAATTGTTACCAGATCAAAGTAAGCGGCGATTTACCTAA